The following proteins come from a genomic window of Nostoc sp. TCL26-01:
- a CDS encoding Asr1405/Asl0597 family protein produces the protein MKPSSPQIEEKYLVEISWADRWLVYQRLRELDIPCSCETDKPLQVEINTPTAAIQLWSVVRQFTSSRQDLIWSLKRIWQSRYSQS, from the coding sequence TTGAAACCCTCTAGTCCACAAATAGAAGAAAAATACCTTGTAGAAATCAGTTGGGCAGATCGTTGGCTAGTCTATCAACGCCTGCGAGAACTTGACATTCCCTGTTCCTGTGAAACAGACAAGCCTTTGCAAGTAGAAATTAATACGCCTACGGCGGCTATTCAACTTTGGAGTGTGGTGCGACAGTTTACATCATCTCGCCAAGATTTAATTTGGTCTTTAAAACGTATCTGGCAAAGTCGCTACTCACAGTCCTAG
- the egtD gene encoding L-histidine N(alpha)-methyltransferase, with amino-acid sequence MSVLNTVNSIEQRLQIERLSEATKMVAANAGSDVVRGLTQKPKSLPPCYFYDDQGSELFERICELPEYYLTRTETSILQQCAGAIAQITGACELVELGSGNSAKTRILLDAYQQLSYPLYYLPIDVSAGILESSAKQLLQEYPELRVHALAGTYEVALAQLTPKQLSSRMICFIGSTLGNLNPQECDAFLSQIRNTLQMGEYFLLGIDLQKPKEVLEPAYDDSQGVTAAFNLNMLEHLNRSFAGDFDTTQFAHWAFYNETQQQIEMHLKSKRSQTVQLQSLNLTIHFDQGETILTEISRKFNLNTIQQQLSAFDLIPIQTWTDANQWFGLLLCQLQA; translated from the coding sequence ATGTCAGTACTTAATACTGTTAACAGCATTGAACAACGCTTGCAAATAGAGCGTTTGTCAGAAGCAACTAAAATGGTTGCCGCTAATGCTGGGAGTGATGTGGTAAGAGGATTAACTCAAAAACCGAAATCCTTACCCCCTTGTTATTTTTACGATGATCAAGGTTCTGAATTATTTGAGCGTATTTGTGAATTGCCAGAATATTATCTGACACGTACAGAAACGTCCATTTTGCAACAGTGTGCTGGGGCAATTGCTCAAATTACTGGTGCTTGTGAATTGGTGGAACTGGGTAGTGGTAACTCTGCTAAAACGCGCATTCTACTAGATGCTTACCAACAATTAAGTTACCCTCTCTACTATCTGCCGATAGATGTTTCTGCGGGGATCTTAGAAAGTAGTGCCAAGCAGTTACTGCAAGAGTATCCTGAGTTGCGGGTTCATGCTTTGGCTGGAACTTACGAAGTGGCTTTGGCACAACTGACACCCAAACAATTATCTAGTCGGATGATTTGTTTTATTGGCAGCACTTTAGGTAATTTGAATCCCCAAGAGTGTGATGCTTTCTTATCTCAAATTAGAAACACTTTGCAAATGGGTGAATATTTCTTACTGGGGATAGATTTACAAAAGCCCAAAGAAGTTTTGGAACCAGCATATGATGACAGCCAAGGAGTAACAGCCGCGTTTAACCTCAATATGTTGGAGCATTTAAATCGCAGTTTTGCGGGAGATTTTGATACTACACAGTTTGCACACTGGGCATTTTATAACGAAACTCAGCAGCAAATCGAGATGCACTTAAAAAGTAAGCGATCGCAAACTGTACAGTTACAATCTCTCAACCTCACCATTCATTTTGACCAAGGTGAAACTATCCTCACCGAAATTTCCCGTAAATTTAACCTCAACACTATTCAGCAACAACTCTCAGCATTCGATTTAATCCCCATCCAAACTTGGACTGATGCTAATCAGTGGTTTGGTTTATTGCTGTGTCAACTGCAAGCATAA
- the dxs gene encoding 1-deoxy-D-xylulose-5-phosphate synthase, with the protein MHLSEITHPNQLHGLSIRQLQQIARQIRDKHLQTVAATGGHLGPGLGVVELTLGLYQTLDLDRDKVIWDVGHQAYPHKLITGRYSNFHTLRQKDGIAGYLKRGENKFDHFGAGHASTSISAALGMALARDSKGEKFKAVAVIGDGALTGGMALEAINHAGHLPKTNLLVVLNDNEMSISPNVGAIPRYLNKMRLSPPVQFIKDNFEEQFKQIPFVGESLSPELGRIKEGMKRLAVPKVGAVFEELGFTYMGPVDGHNLEELIATFQQAHQIAGPVLVHVATTKGKGYEIAEQDQVGYHAQTPFNLTTGKAIPSSKPKPPAYAKVFSHTLVKLAEQNPKIIGITAAMATGTGLDKLQAKLPNQYIDVGIAEQHAVTLAAGLASEGMRPVAAIYSTFLQRAYDQIIHDVCIQKLPVFFCLDRAGIVGSDGPTHQGMYDIAYLRCIPNIVVMAPKDEAELQRMVVTGINHTTGAIAMRFPRGNGYGVPLMEEGWEPLEIGKGEILRNGDDVLIIGYGTMVYPGMQAAEILSEHGIEATVINARFVKPLDTELILPLAKKIGRVVTLEEGCVMGGFGSAVAEALLDADVVVPIKRIGIPDVLVEHATPEESKAELGLTSRQIAERVLEAYFQKQVSAVV; encoded by the coding sequence ATGCATCTGAGTGAAATCACCCATCCCAATCAGTTGCACGGTTTATCCATCCGGCAACTGCAACAGATTGCTCGCCAGATTCGAGACAAACACCTGCAAACGGTAGCTGCAACTGGTGGACATCTAGGGCCAGGCTTGGGTGTTGTAGAATTAACGCTAGGGCTTTACCAGACTCTAGACTTGGATCGGGATAAGGTTATTTGGGATGTAGGACACCAGGCTTATCCCCACAAACTAATTACAGGACGCTACAGCAACTTCCACACTCTTAGACAAAAAGACGGAATTGCTGGTTATCTCAAGCGCGGTGAAAATAAATTCGATCATTTTGGTGCTGGCCATGCTTCCACCAGTATTTCCGCCGCATTGGGCATGGCTTTAGCACGAGATAGCAAGGGGGAGAAATTTAAAGCTGTTGCCGTCATTGGTGATGGGGCATTAACTGGTGGTATGGCCTTGGAAGCCATTAACCACGCTGGACATTTGCCAAAAACTAACCTATTAGTTGTTCTCAACGACAATGAAATGTCCATATCTCCCAACGTAGGCGCAATTCCCCGTTACCTCAACAAAATGCGTCTCAGTCCACCAGTGCAGTTTATCAAAGATAACTTTGAGGAACAGTTCAAACAAATTCCCTTTGTTGGTGAATCCTTGTCTCCCGAACTAGGGCGAATCAAAGAAGGGATGAAACGTTTAGCTGTGCCTAAAGTCGGTGCAGTCTTTGAAGAACTGGGCTTTACCTACATGGGGCCTGTGGATGGACATAATTTAGAAGAATTAATTGCGACTTTCCAACAAGCGCACCAAATAGCCGGGCCAGTTCTAGTTCATGTGGCAACCACTAAAGGTAAAGGCTACGAAATTGCTGAACAAGATCAAGTAGGCTACCATGCCCAAACCCCATTTAATTTAACCACTGGCAAAGCTATCCCCTCCAGCAAACCCAAACCTCCAGCTTATGCCAAAGTCTTTTCCCACACCCTCGTCAAACTAGCCGAACAAAACCCCAAAATTATCGGCATTACGGCGGCGATGGCCACAGGAACAGGCTTAGATAAGTTACAGGCAAAACTACCCAATCAATATATAGATGTCGGTATTGCCGAACAACACGCTGTTACCCTAGCGGCAGGATTAGCCTCAGAAGGAATGCGTCCTGTAGCTGCTATCTACTCTACCTTCTTACAACGGGCATATGACCAGATAATTCACGATGTCTGTATCCAAAAACTACCAGTATTTTTCTGTTTGGATCGGGCAGGGATTGTCGGTTCTGATGGCCCCACTCACCAAGGGATGTATGATATTGCTTATCTGCGCTGTATTCCCAACATCGTTGTCATGGCTCCCAAAGATGAAGCCGAATTGCAACGCATGGTAGTGACTGGGATTAATCATACCACTGGGGCGATCGCTATGCGTTTTCCTCGTGGCAATGGTTACGGTGTTCCCTTGATGGAAGAAGGTTGGGAACCTCTAGAAATCGGTAAAGGTGAAATTCTCCGCAACGGTGATGATGTCTTAATCATCGGCTATGGCACAATGGTTTACCCCGGTATGCAAGCGGCAGAAATTCTCAGCGAACATGGCATTGAAGCGACGGTAATTAATGCCCGTTTTGTTAAACCATTGGATACAGAGTTAATTCTTCCCCTAGCTAAGAAAATTGGCAGGGTTGTCACTCTGGAAGAAGGCTGTGTTATGGGTGGTTTTGGTTCAGCCGTAGCCGAAGCCTTACTAGACGCTGATGTCGTCGTACCTATCAAGCGCATTGGTATCCCAGATGTCTTGGTAGAACACGCTACCCCAGAGGAATCAAAAGCGGAATTAGGCCTAACCAGTCGTCAAATTGCTGAAAGAGTCTTAGAAGCTTACTTCCAAAAGCAAGTATCTGCGGTGGTTTAG
- a CDS encoding type II toxin-antitoxin system HicB family antitoxin, with translation MRYTVVIEKGETSYGAYVPDLPGCVAVGETLEEVKQMIAEAIEFHIEGMLEDGLLIPQPTSIAHEVEVLTISKSA, from the coding sequence ATGCGTTACACAGTTGTAATTGAAAAGGGAGAAACTAGTTATGGCGCTTATGTACCTGATTTACCAGGTTGTGTAGCTGTGGGTGAAACCTTAGAAGAAGTTAAGCAGATGATTGCAGAAGCTATTGAATTTCATATAGAAGGGATGCTAGAAGATGGTTTACTAATTCCCCAGCCTACTAGTATTGCTCACGAAGTTGAAGTTTTAACTATAAGTAAATCAGCATAA
- a CDS encoding (2Fe-2S) ferredoxin domain-containing protein, giving the protein MGVCHSKEVSAFCLEGRFREFVIKDGYKLKGFILNTADGECYVKLAKNLRFTFDWRLPPGTWLQVVGQKKYDAKTGEVTLKAERVMAASGETQLQPSPIIEHTQTKSNKTKAAILVCQKSDCMKRGGKALCQALEAALSDRGLEDQVTIKGTGCMKNCKAGPNLVMPDKTRYTHIQASQVPAIMNKHFADNQQSNDQNQINFSEPVVGIFQKK; this is encoded by the coding sequence ATGGGTGTGTGCCACAGTAAAGAAGTATCCGCGTTTTGCCTTGAAGGTAGATTTAGGGAATTTGTCATTAAAGATGGCTATAAGCTCAAGGGTTTTATTCTCAATACTGCTGATGGTGAATGCTATGTAAAACTAGCCAAAAACTTGAGATTTACTTTTGATTGGCGCTTACCACCTGGTACTTGGTTACAAGTGGTTGGTCAAAAAAAGTATGATGCCAAAACTGGTGAAGTTACACTCAAGGCTGAACGTGTGATGGCGGCTAGTGGCGAAACCCAACTCCAACCATCTCCAATAATTGAACACACACAAACTAAATCCAATAAAACGAAAGCGGCAATTTTGGTATGTCAAAAGTCAGATTGCATGAAGCGTGGTGGTAAAGCGCTTTGTCAAGCATTAGAAGCCGCTTTAAGCGATCGCGGTTTAGAAGACCAAGTTACCATTAAGGGTACTGGCTGCATGAAAAATTGCAAAGCCGGGCCGAATTTAGTCATGCCAGATAAAACTCGCTACACTCATATTCAAGCATCCCAAGTACCAGCAATTATGAATAAACATTTTGCTGATAATCAACAATCAAATGATCAAAATCAAATAAATTTTTCCGAACCTGTGGTGGGAATTTTTCAAAAGAAATGA
- a CDS encoding thylakoid membrane photosystem I accumulation factor codes for MSSIKLSFLHKLTGWGRSLSKCLLLLICLLILGMQPSFAGINDDTYDGNMFVVYAGNGSLVPAKFTLAQSIAEHKPVVLAFYVDDSRDCKQYAIVISRFQEFYGKVAEIMPVSVDTIPAKKAYAPTEPGYYYTGSVPQVVVFNQSGEVVFNEKGQVPFEKVDDKLREVFDLLPRTESVQLKRRAFNEFSSELSK; via the coding sequence ATGAGTAGTATAAAGTTATCTTTTTTACATAAGCTTACTGGCTGGGGGCGATCGCTGTCTAAATGCTTGTTGCTGCTTATTTGCTTGTTGATTTTGGGGATGCAGCCGTCCTTTGCAGGTATTAACGATGATACTTATGATGGCAATATGTTCGTGGTTTATGCTGGTAACGGTTCTCTAGTCCCTGCCAAATTTACCTTAGCCCAATCCATAGCGGAACATAAACCTGTAGTTTTGGCATTTTACGTTGATGACAGCCGTGACTGCAAGCAATACGCCATTGTGATTTCCCGATTCCAAGAATTTTATGGGAAAGTTGCAGAAATTATGCCTGTGAGTGTAGATACCATACCAGCAAAAAAAGCCTATGCTCCCACAGAACCGGGATATTACTACACTGGTTCCGTTCCCCAAGTTGTAGTGTTTAATCAATCTGGTGAAGTAGTGTTCAATGAGAAAGGTCAAGTTCCTTTTGAAAAGGTAGATGACAAACTACGAGAAGTGTTTGACTTATTACCTCGCACTGAATCAGTGCAGTTAAAACGACGAGCCTTTAATGAATTCAGTAGTGAGTTATCCAAGTAA
- a CDS encoding S-layer homology domain-containing protein — translation MQRSKPKVLKATRPFLSTLALVLLFPSFSVIAQAQVAQNTEGVSSAAIQQVTAAKLMTNSPDGNFYPERLISRAELAVILVKAFRLDKQEVAKQPKPISVPDVPPSNWAYQDIQIVLKTDVMKGYRGNLFFPNQRVNRAEALAIFAQAYGVFQFSDDAVNEILASHPDAASIPSWARKAIATVVTEGFVNTDAQNNISPLKPMTRGDMAYVLSKYLQRQQPQPETPEVPSITNSPPSP, via the coding sequence ATGCAAAGAAGCAAACCAAAAGTGCTAAAGGCTACGCGACCTTTTTTAAGTACTCTGGCGTTAGTATTACTATTCCCTAGCTTCTCAGTAATTGCTCAAGCTCAAGTAGCGCAAAACACTGAGGGAGTATCATCAGCAGCGATTCAACAGGTAACTGCGGCTAAATTGATGACCAATTCACCTGATGGTAACTTTTATCCAGAAAGGTTAATTAGTCGTGCTGAACTAGCTGTAATTTTGGTGAAAGCATTCCGCCTAGATAAACAAGAAGTTGCCAAACAACCAAAACCAATATCTGTTCCTGATGTTCCCCCATCAAATTGGGCATATCAAGATATTCAGATTGTGCTGAAAACTGATGTGATGAAAGGCTATCGTGGGAATTTGTTCTTTCCTAACCAAAGAGTGAATAGGGCAGAAGCTTTAGCGATTTTTGCTCAAGCCTATGGTGTATTTCAGTTTTCTGATGATGCTGTGAACGAAATACTTGCTTCCCATCCTGATGCTGCGTCTATTCCCAGTTGGGCCAGAAAAGCGATCGCCACAGTTGTCACAGAAGGCTTTGTGAATACTGATGCTCAAAATAATATATCACCCTTAAAACCAATGACTCGTGGCGATATGGCTTACGTGCTGAGTAAATATTTGCAAAGACAGCAACCACAACCAGAAACACCAGAGGTTCCTAGTATTACCAACAGTCCGCCATCGCCTTAA
- the phnE gene encoding phosphonate ABC transporter, permease protein PhnE, translating into MSYLLKSKFLRRYPWVIALIIFLTIAIVYTWALRGLKVDFELLKSSAPYITDFISRLFPPDFTVLDVAIKALIETVQMSLWGTTIGAIISLPIAVASASNVAPRWLQWLANLLQNAVRSVPSIILGLIFVAATGLGAPAGTLALGIYTIGYLAKFYQQAIEAVDSRSLESLQVMGASRFQIAQYGILPQVLPLGLGYTLWMFEYNIRAASVLGVVGAGGIGFQLKSYIDGFEYNKATTMMLVLLVVVTVIDGFSSQLRRHLDSL; encoded by the coding sequence ATGAGTTATTTATTAAAATCCAAATTTTTACGCCGTTACCCTTGGGTAATTGCTCTCATTATATTTTTAACTATAGCTATAGTTTATACCTGGGCTTTAAGAGGACTTAAAGTTGATTTTGAACTATTGAAGTCTAGCGCTCCTTACATCACAGATTTTATCTCGCGGTTGTTTCCCCCGGATTTCACAGTTTTAGATGTAGCAATTAAAGCACTGATTGAAACAGTACAGATGTCTTTGTGGGGAACTACCATTGGGGCAATTATTTCTCTCCCCATAGCTGTCGCCAGTGCTAGTAATGTTGCACCGCGTTGGTTGCAATGGTTAGCTAATTTGCTACAAAATGCTGTCCGTTCTGTACCTTCAATTATTTTGGGGTTAATATTTGTGGCAGCTACAGGCCTAGGCGCACCCGCCGGGACTTTAGCCTTGGGTATCTATACTATTGGTTATCTTGCTAAGTTCTACCAACAAGCCATTGAAGCAGTAGATTCACGCTCTCTAGAATCTCTACAGGTTATGGGAGCATCCAGATTCCAAATTGCTCAGTATGGAATCTTACCACAAGTTCTGCCTTTGGGTTTGGGTTATACCTTATGGATGTTTGAATACAATATTCGTGCTGCTTCTGTGTTGGGTGTAGTTGGTGCAGGTGGTATTGGCTTTCAGTTAAAAAGTTATATAGATGGGTTTGAGTACAATAAAGCGACAACAATGATGCTGGTACTGTTAGTAGTCGTGACGGTAATTGATGGTTTTAGTAGCCAGTTGCGTCGTCATCTAGATTCTTTGTGA